In the Advenella kashmirensis WT001 genome, one interval contains:
- a CDS encoding LysR substrate-binding domain-containing protein translates to MLPLVLIDSPCVFRRIALDALDAEGRAWRPSFQTTTVASLRAALRAGLGITARTIEMLTPGLKVVDKEMGLPGLPSISYRLYTRNGDDSKGTRKLAELFSAR, encoded by the coding sequence GTGTTGCCACTTGTCCTTATCGATTCGCCTTGCGTTTTTCGACGGATCGCGCTGGATGCACTTGACGCAGAGGGCCGCGCCTGGCGTCCCTCGTTCCAGACGACAACAGTAGCCAGTTTGCGTGCAGCGCTTCGGGCAGGCCTCGGTATCACAGCTAGAACCATAGAAATGCTCACTCCGGGTCTAAAGGTTGTGGATAAAGAAATGGGTTTGCCAGGCTTGCCATCTATCAGTTACCGCCTGTATACGCGAAATGGCGATGACAGCAAAGGAACCCGGAAACTCGCAGAGCTCTTTTCGGCTCGCTGA
- a CDS encoding Bug family tripartite tricarboxylate transporter substrate binding protein translates to MKIERRKFVGTALSTLVLTLPGWAATADRKKMVRVIVAYGAGGASDTIARYVAEKITNKVGTQVVVENRPGADGNIAAEAVARTSSADDYTLLVSGPSTHAANISMYKKLPFDPETAKRPMTTLVNTPYILVVNKDRVKEKTVQQFVATAKEKEKSTFFASANVGGRIAGELFRLKSGIDAVNVPYKASSQAMTDLIGGQFDYYFCDSVTAIPQIRAGKINALAVSSIDRLDSLPDVPSLHELGYKNFDVSSWIAIWSAAVVPEDVSNRMAGWIAEVLETEEARKFFSDKGMQVLPGSPEKLEAIQKRDTVEWGKIIRVAGMQK, encoded by the coding sequence GTGAAAATCGAACGTAGAAAATTCGTTGGTACGGCATTGAGTACGCTTGTTTTAACGTTGCCTGGCTGGGCGGCTACGGCCGATCGTAAAAAAATGGTACGTGTCATTGTCGCGTATGGGGCAGGTGGCGCTTCCGATACCATCGCCCGTTATGTTGCAGAGAAAATTACAAACAAGGTTGGAACGCAGGTTGTGGTCGAGAATCGTCCTGGCGCTGATGGCAACATTGCCGCAGAGGCGGTAGCGCGAACTTCATCTGCTGATGACTATACGTTGCTCGTTTCAGGACCATCCACACACGCTGCTAATATCAGTATGTATAAAAAACTGCCTTTCGATCCTGAGACTGCCAAGCGTCCGATGACAACGCTGGTGAATACGCCGTATATTTTGGTTGTTAACAAAGATCGCGTGAAAGAAAAAACAGTACAGCAGTTTGTAGCCACAGCAAAAGAAAAAGAGAAAAGCACTTTTTTTGCCAGTGCTAACGTTGGTGGGCGTATTGCAGGTGAGCTATTTCGCCTGAAGTCTGGTATCGATGCGGTAAATGTGCCGTACAAAGCCAGCTCTCAGGCAATGACTGATCTGATAGGTGGTCAATTCGATTATTATTTTTGCGATTCTGTAACCGCAATACCACAGATCAGGGCAGGAAAGATAAATGCGCTGGCGGTATCGTCTATAGACCGGCTAGATAGTCTGCCCGATGTGCCCTCGCTGCACGAGCTGGGCTATAAGAATTTTGATGTCAGCTCCTGGATCGCAATATGGAGTGCGGCAGTCGTACCAGAGGACGTATCGAATCGAATGGCTGGTTGGATAGCCGAGGTTCTGGAAACTGAAGAGGCGCGTAAATTTTTCAGTGACAAGGGAATGCAAGTTCTGCCTGGATCACCTGAGAAACTAGAAGCAATCCAGAAGCGTGACACGGTTGAGTGGGGGAAAATAATCCGAGTCGCCGGCATGCAAAAATAG
- a CDS encoding AtuA-related protein has translation MQTDADTSFTEIRVPLSDKNTDGIMASDPASTEAQATVKNIAQGQETILVPLSRVAYARSGDKGDSVNIGVIARTPALFPLLLSQVTSARVYEYFSHLVHGDIDRFELPGTHAINFLMTEALGGGGSWQSQFGSFR, from the coding sequence ATGCAGACCGATGCGGACACGAGCTTCACAGAGATACGGGTACCTCTCTCAGATAAAAATACCGATGGCATTATGGCCAGCGATCCTGCGTCGACCGAAGCCCAGGCAACTGTCAAAAATATAGCACAGGGCCAAGAGACGATATTGGTGCCACTGTCGCGAGTTGCATACGCGCGCAGCGGTGATAAGGGCGATAGTGTAAATATTGGTGTGATCGCACGTACACCGGCGCTATTCCCTCTCTTGCTTAGCCAGGTTACCTCGGCACGTGTATATGAATATTTTAGCCACCTGGTCCATGGTGATATAGACCGGTTCGAATTGCCAGGGACGCATGCGATAAACTTTCTAATGACAGAGGCCTTAGGAGGTGGCGGTTCGTGGCAGTCTCAGTTCGGATCCTTTAGGTAA